CAGGGGTGGAGATGGGGGGCAGCACACTGGACAACCACTAGTACTTGACTTCCAGAAGGGCTGCTTCTGAGATAACCCAGTGCCTACCTTCCACCCTTGCTGTACCAACTACCAGCGCCCTCAGTAAGGGAGAGAGCTCTGGAGACGCCAAGTGATGGAggctgcttttcttcccagcagaTCTTAGGACACTGACCACAGCTCAGCAGTTCTTGCTACATGGCATAAACAGAGACTTGgtacagagaaaggaggaaggtcTACCCAGAAGGAGTAATAATATCCATCCAAGGCAGTGAGGGCTTCTAGGCTGAGCTACAGACTCAGAATGCCCAGCAGGCAGGAATATGGCAGTGCTGAGAGGCTGGATGGAGTGGTCCCCATCCAGGGTATTGGGCTCTTTCATAGACAATGTGCTTTTCCCTCTTTGGCACCTCGACATGTAAGAGGGCAGGCGCTGCGAAGTACAACGGCATTACAGGCTCTGGAGAAGAGTCCACCTGAATGACAAGCTGTACCAGCATGAATCAATTTCTCAAAGACATCCTTCTACCTCATTTTGCCTCATAGGGGCCTTCTGAGAGGGTTTTGCTGGAGTCTGAAACAAGAGCGTGAGCCGGGGCCACAGAACAGGAGCGCTACACCACCACCTGCAGAAGCCAAGAAAGGGGAGAAGCTACATGGGGTCAGTAGTCAGGCATGCCAGGCAGGGCACGAGGCCTGGGAGCCTCACACAGAACTTGAGGCCCTTGCTTATAGACAAGAGGCACCAGCTGGCAGCCTGCTTCAGCCAGCAAACACAGCCTGCCCTAGCCTAGCGTCCTTCAGCTAGTGTAGTAGATGTGGAAGTACAGAGTCTTGTTGCGCAGTAGGGAGTACGAGTTGTCAAACTTGAGCAAGTAGATGCCCTCTCCAGGGTAGTCATGGCTGCCAGCTTGCACATCTCTGTGGCTGTCCCTCCGGTACACGGGCATGACTTCCCCATAGCGACCCCGTAGAGAACTCCTGGAGCCTCTCTCCACATCTCCGACAGGGACGGGTTCTGCAGGAGCATAAGGGCAGAGTTTAGATGAGCGTTTATAGCCTGCATACATGCTGCCTGAAGGTGAGAGAACTAGGAAGAGTCCACAGATTGTCTTGCTCATCAACATGACAGCAGAAGGAAACTAGCACTCAGCAGCCCCGAGACCAAGAGTCTCAGTAAACAGGAATGCTTCCTCTGAGAAGTCGTGATCCAGCCTGACAACCTTAGACGTATCTGGCTCTcaatgaagaaaacatgtttaGAGAGCAAAACCTGGAAACCCTTAGAGTACATAAATGGATTAGTTAACAGAAATAGGAAATAGAGATTTTAAACACAGTGTACAAAATGACCCTAAAACTTCCACTTGACATCCTGAAAAATAGCAAGATAAAAGGTCCACCCCCCTCCCCTAAATATACACAGATTTCCTGGTAGACTTGAAAATGCAagtgaagaaaatgttttgtaGTCATACATGAAAGCTATGGGATACTATGGACGCTTAGAATTTGCTTCTAGATTCCTCCCTCTGTGTCCCATCATGAGTAGACACAACAGATAATAAGAATGGAgcagacaggggctggagaaatccaggtttgattcccagcacccacatcttggctcacaattatctataactccagttccaggggataccactccctcttctggcctccacaggcagcaggcacatatgtggtacagagacatacaagcaggcaaaacatgcacataaaatacaataataacaaaattattttaaagctgGGTgctccaaaaaaaataaaataaaataaaaataagccgggcagtggtggcgcacgcctttaatcccagcactcaggaggcagaggcaggcggatctctgtgagttcgagaccagcctggtctacagagctagttccaggacaggctccaaagccacagagaaaccctgtctcgaaaaaccaaaaaataaaaaaataaaaaaaaataaagctgggtgctggtgatacacacctttaatctcagctctcaggaggcagagggaagtgaatctctgagttcaaggctagcttggcctacagaatgatttccaggacagccagggctacacagagaaaatctatcttgaaaaacaaaaacaaaaagttttaaaaagaatggagCAGAGACCACTACTTTTAACATGAAGTAAAGAATTTGTATCCTGCCAGCAATGGCAGTacaaaagaaagaggggaggggtaCCTTTAGTTTATAACCATGGCTCAAGGTCAAGAATAAATattgcaaaacagaaagaaaaaaccataatCTCAAATTTCAGTGCGATCTGGAAAACCCTGCTGCCCATACACACAGAATGGGGAAATTACTAgttaaaagggagagagaaaggaagagcgaGGAGGGGAGTGATGGGGGAGACTTTCCACCAAAGCATCAATACCACCCCGTCAGCTTACAGCACTGGGTTTCTGATGGGGAGGAGAAATGCTATAATCCACAAAGCAGCCACTAGCAATCACGTTGAACaaactgaattaaaattaaacttaccttcgatctcctcctcctcttcctcttcttcgtCCTCATCCTCGCTAGAATCGCTGACCTGCACAGTTATGTCGGTGCTGGTTACCGGGGTCCAGTCAAAATAAACTCCAAAACCAATATCATAGTCATCAGTTGCGAATTCCCAGCAGACGCGCTTTCCCTCGGGATGGGTGGGGACCCGGATGGTGACCACTTCTCCCCGCTTCACCACCAGACGGCTGTTCTTCTCTTTGCCCAGCTTGCTTTTGAACTCCTTCACTTTGGCAAAGGTCCAGATACATGGAGGCGCCATCAGAGGTGGAGAGACTGAAAGAACAGACAGTACTACTGAGAAGTGGGGGATGCTCCTGGAACTGGATGTTCTTTCTAACAGCGCGCATCACTTCCTTTCACACCTTTGTCTGTCCTTCCATCTGTCTTCCGTCCTTCAAGCATCCACTCGAAATGACTGCAAAGGTCTCACCTTTCCTGTGGTCCCCCAGAAGATCTGCAGACTCCAAATCTGTTGAGAGGACATCAACAGCTCCAGTGTGCTCGGACTGGATCATAACCGTGTCTTCGGGTCGCTGTGGAGCCTGGTACTTGGCCATCTGCACAACAGAATTCTGGTTAGAGGGCTCGTGGTGGTAGATTCCAACCAGCCTCTTTCCAAATACAGGGGGCGTCACTCTTCCCTGATAACCACAACCCAAAAGTTAATGGGCTAATCAACATTACTTCTCTCTATCAAGTACAAGTTACCCCCAAATTCTACTTTTTAACATCACCAAAATGTTCCCTaaagattcttttcttctgtctcttgcaaCTTTAGAAAAGTCCTGACCCCgtccctgccccctccccgccaccacaCCACTTCAGAACCTCtgcaaaaaaagaataaaaatggcaTCTTTTACAAAAAGCCCTCACTAACCCAGCACTCTAGAGGGATTTCCCTCCACATCACTACACTGTGTTCCCTGTTTTGTGTTATTATGTCTTTATTTCCTGCTCCTTCCCCAGCTGGTAGACAACTCAACAAGAAATCTATGCCCCTGCCCACAGGAGAGAACATGTCATTGAATCAGCAAGCCAGCTAAGAGGCTGGGATTGTACTTGTGCAAGTAAATCAAGTTTGTGGTCCTCCCAGGCTGTATTCTCATGAGATCTGTTTCAGAGACCAAGCCCTTCCATTCTCAGCCACACGGCTAAGTAAACTGAACCAGATCTTGGCTAGCGAGTTAACAGGAAACCCTTCCTCTTACAGCGTGGATTTAATTTGCCTCTTAATTAGCAGCACAGTCTTAGAGCTTTTAGCCTTGGTCTCCACAGTTGCTAAATGGGGACTCTGGTATTCATCTCACAAGACTGTGATCAACAGGGAATGAAATTTGTAAACAAAAGTTCGTATAAACTACCAAGCATTATGCAAAAGGTATATGTTTAATGTCTTTATTGACACAAATTCTAATTATTACATCATTAACAATGAAATAACACAACTCATCCCTACCTGCCCTGCCCCTGTGTCAAAGGAATTACTAGTTATGAACACCACTTCTATAAACTCTACATAAATACAGAATGACTTTGGGCTGCTCGCATCAAGGTTTTAGAGAACAAGAGACATTCGTTCTGGCACTTCATTTTTTGCATGCTAACACAATGACAggctgtgtgagagagacagataaTTAATTATACAAATAATTAGAACAGAGATGTCTCACAGGGGTGTCCATCCTGTATCCCCTGGAATGCATGAAGCCCAAAGTTACTTAAAACACtgcagtttcaaaaaaaaaatctgaagctcAAGAATGTGCAAGTGTGAACTTGATAGATGAGGACATGtcacaatgtcaaaaggttggacacagctgggcggtggtggcacacgcctttagtcccagcactagggaggcagaggcaggcggatctctgtgagtttgaggccagcctggtctacagagctagtgccaggacaggctccaaagccacagagaaaccccgttccgaaaaaccaaaaaaaaaaaaaaaaaaggttggacACACCTGCTAGGAGTGACGGGATTCTGAGAGCCACCATCTCAGTAGTGCTATTTCCAACCCATCCACGATGTGCCTAAGTTGGGTGCCAGAAGCTCCCCTTCCTCTAAGAGAGAACCTGGATTCTCCCCTACCTCAGTGTGTACCTGAGCTTGGCCTGCTGGCAGCAACTCCTGCTCCCCCGGAGCCTGAACCTTAGAAGCACCAGCCGCTTTCTGTTGTAGACCCTCCGTGGTATCCTTACTTGCTGGAGATACCATCTGTAGcctctcagaagaagaaaacatgtcAGTTCAAGGGGTCTTCAAGAGGTATAACCATTCCAGAGGAactctgaaataaaataacattcaaaAGACACCCCACCCCTCCTGATTTTGGTATTTAGGTCCATGTCACTTCAGCTGACCACTGCC
The Microtus ochrogaster isolate Prairie Vole_2 chromosome 1, MicOch1.0, whole genome shotgun sequence DNA segment above includes these coding regions:
- the Tmed8 gene encoding protein TMED8 isoform X1; amino-acid sequence: MSDRQAAEGPAFWSPAARRGSAGGVGDRQGVEGSQEAASEKEDLENTKVSSPLASASDPEPWPSPYRLQMVSPASKDTTEGLQQKAAGASKVQAPGEQELLPAGQAQVHTEMAKYQAPQRPEDTVMIQSEHTGAVDVLSTDLESADLLGDHRKVSPPLMAPPCIWTFAKVKEFKSKLGKEKNSRLVVKRGEVVTIRVPTHPEGKRVCWEFATDDYDIGFGVYFDWTPVTSTDITVQVSDSSEDEDEEEEEEEEIEEPVPVGDVERGSRSSLRGRYGEVMPVYRRDSHRDVQAGSHDYPGEGIYLLKFDNSYSLLRNKTLYFHIYYTS
- the Tmed8 gene encoding protein TMED8 isoform X2, which produces MSDRQAAEGPAFWSPAARRGSAGGVGDRQGVEGSQEAASEKEDLENTKVSSPLASASDPEPWPSPYRLQMVSPASKDTTEGLQQKAAGASKVQAPGEQELLPAGQAQMAKYQAPQRPEDTVMIQSEHTGAVDVLSTDLESADLLGDHRKVSPPLMAPPCIWTFAKVKEFKSKLGKEKNSRLVVKRGEVVTIRVPTHPEGKRVCWEFATDDYDIGFGVYFDWTPVTSTDITVQVSDSSEDEDEEEEEEEEIEEPVPVGDVERGSRSSLRGRYGEVMPVYRRDSHRDVQAGSHDYPGEGIYLLKFDNSYSLLRNKTLYFHIYYTS